The sequence ACGGCGCCGGCAAATCGACGCTGTTGAAATCACTGGCGGGACTGGTGCGCAACCGGAACGATGCTGTCCGTCTTGCCGGCCGGCCGATCGGCGACAGTCCAGCCGCAAGCATCGTGAGGCTGGGGCTCGCGCTGGTGCCGGAAGGCCGGCAGCTATTTCCCTCGCTCACGGTCGAGGAAAATCTTTTGATCGGTGCGTTTGGCGGCGAGCGCACCTCGCCATGGAATTTGGAGTCGGTGTATCGGATGTTTCCGATGCTGCGGGAGCGGCGGCGTAGCAGCGTCACGGTGTTGTCAGGCGGCCAGCAGCAGATGGTGGCGATCGGCCGCGCGCTGATGTCCAATCCATCGGTTCTGCTGTGTGACGAGATCAGCCTCGGGCTGGCACCCATCATCGTTGAGGATATCTATCGGATGCTGCCGCGGATTCGCGACAACGGTACTGCAATCGTCGTCGTCGAGCAGGACATCGCCCGGGCGCTACGCAGCACCGATCGCTTTTACTGCCTGCAAGAGGGCCGGGTCACGCTCGCGGGCCGGCCGGCGAATGCCAGCCAGGATGCCATTCACTCGGCTTATTTCGGAACGTGAGGCGGCGATGATCGGATTGGACACCGCGATCGAGGGTGTGTTGCTGGGAGGCGTTTATGCGTTGTTCGCTTTGGGATTGTCGCTCATCTTTGGCATCATGCGATTGGTCAATCTCGCCCATGGCGACTTGATCTTGCTTGCGGCCTATCTGGTATTCAGCGTCACCACGGTGCTTGGCATGCCATTGATCGCGGCGATGCTCCTGATTGTGGCGGTAATGTTCATCGCGGGCTACGCACTGCAGCGGCTGGTGCTCCAGCGCGTGCTCGGCGACGACATCTTGCCGCCCCTGCTGGTGACTTTCGGGCTCTCCATCGTCATTCAGAATGGCTTGCTGCTGGCGTATGGCGCCGACAGCCACAGGCTTCAGGCCGGCGATTTCGAGTCGGCGTCGGTGATGCTGGGAGGCGGCTTGAGCGTCGGGCTCGCGCCACTGGCGGCCTTGCTCACGGCCGTCGTTGCCGTCGCGCTGCTGCAACTGATTTTCTATCGCACCGCGCTGGGGCGCGCGTTTCGCGCCACGGCCGACAATCCGCAGATTGCGCAGCTCATGGGCATCAACGAGCGCAGCATCTACGCCATTGCGGTCGGCATCTCCCTTGCGGTCTCGGTGGTCGCCGCGATCACGTTCGGCATCCGTGCCAATTTCGATCCCTCGATTGGACCGGCGCGGCTGCTCTATGCATTCGAGGCGGTGATCATCGGCGGCCTGGGCAGCCTGTGGGGCACGCTGGCAGGGGGTATTGTGCTCGGCTTGGCGCAAACCATTGGCGGGCACATCAATCCCGAATGGCAGATTCTTGCCGGTCATCTGGCGTTCCTCGTGGTGCTGATGGTTCGCCCGCGCGGATTGTTTCCGTCGAGGCGAGCATGAGCGCGATTACCGGGTGCGAGGAGGCCAAGGTCGACAATGAAATCGGTGCGGCGTTGGTGTGGCGGGTACGCGTCGGCACGCCACTGTCGCGCGCGACGGCGATTGCCGCGGTCGCCGTCGTGGTCGCGCTCGCGTTGTTGCCGGCGATCGCATCGCGGAGCGTGATTCAGGATCTGATTTTCGTGTCGACCATGCTGACGCTGGCGCAATTGTGGAACGTGCTCGCAGGGTGGGGCGGTCTGGTCTCGGTCGGGCAGCAGGCGTTTGTCGGGCTCGGTGCCTACATGCTATTTGCCAGCCTCGTCATGCTCCAAATCGACCCGGTTCTCGCGATCGTAGTGGCTGGCCTGTTCGCCGCAATGGTCGCAACGGTACTGGGTCCGCTGCTGTTTCGGCTGGAGGGGCCATATTTCGCCATCGGCAGCTGGGTGGCGGCAGAAGCGCTCCGCTTGGTTTGCGCACAGGTCAAGCCGCTTGGTGGCGGCACCGGAATGTCGATCGCGCCGTCGGACCTGTCGCAAATGTTCGGCTTGAAATGGGTGCAGTCGTTGTTCGGCCTGCGTCCGGCGGCCGCGCGGGATGTGCTGGTCTACTGGATTGCGCTGCTGCTTGCCACGATCGTGACGCTCGGCATCACCGCGTTCGTCCGCTCGCGGATGGGACTCGCGCTTGCGGCCAGTCGGGACAATGCCGTCGCAGCGCGGAGCGTTGGCGTGCACACAGGCCGCATCCGATACCTGCTTTGGATTGCCGTTGCGTTCGCGACCGGCATGGTCGGCGCGATCGTCTACCTCCAGAAGGCGCGGATTTCGCCGGACGCCGCTTTCAGCGTTACCGACTGGAGTGCCTATGTCATCTTCATCGTCGTGATCGGTGGCGTCCGCACCATCGAAGGGCCAATGATCGGCGTACTGGTCTTGTGGGGTCTAATCACCTACCTGGCTCAATATGGCAGTCTCTATCTGGTCGTGCTCGGCGCCATCGCGATTCTCATCATGCTGTTCATGCCGAAAGGCGTATGGGGCGAAGTCATCTGGCGCTGGGGGATTCGGCTGTTCCCCACTCAGCGTGTACTCAGTCGCAATATGTGCCGCGGCAATTCAGTAAAGTAAGGTGGTTCTGAATGAAGGCAGCACTTGCGAACGCAGCTTTTCGACCTTGCCTCCTATTGTTGGCTGGCGAGCGTAAGCCGGCCGCGTCCGCGCGGACGGCGCGCTTGCCGCTCGCTGGTTGCCATCGCGAACTCGGGAGTAGCGGTGCGAAGCGCGAAATAGGCGATGGTCGCCTCAAGGCCTTCCTTGAGCGAGACACGCGGATGCCAGCCCAAGGTGCGAAGCGCGGTTTCAATCGCCGGCTTTCGCCGTTTGGGGTCGTCTGTCGGTAGCGGCTCAAAGCGCAGCGGAGACGTGGATTTGGTGTAGGCCAGAACTTCCCGGGCGATCGCTTCAATGGTCACCTCATGCGGGTTTCCAAGGTTGCAGGGGCCGGTGACAGAGGCTGGGCTCTCCATCAGCAATTCAAGTCCGCGCACGAGATCGTCGACGAAGCAGAAGCTCCGGGTCTGCGTGCCCTTGCCGTAAACCGTCACCGGCTCTCCACGCAGTGCCTGGACAATGAAGTTCGATACGACGCGCCCGTCATTTTCCAGCATTCGTGGTCCGTAAGTGTTGAAGATGCGGGCGACCTTCACCTCGAGCCCATGCAGGCGGTGGTAGTCGAACATCAGGGTCTCTGCGGCTCGCTTGCCCTCATCGTAACACGCACGGGGGCCGATCGGGTTGACATGGCCCAGATAGGCTTCCGGCTGCGGATGAACCTCGGGGTCGCCGTAGACCTCGCTGGTAGATGCCTGCAGGACTCGAGACGATTTTTGTTTCGCCAGCTCGAGCACATTGATGGTTCCCACAACGCATGTCTTCATCGTACCGACGGGATCCCGCTGATAGTGCCGGGGAGAGGCCGGACAGGCGAGATTGTAGATCCGGTCGATCTTGCCGCCGATCTCGATCGGCTCACGGATGTCGTGCTCGATGAATATGAAGTTGGGATGATTTATCAACGGGCGGATGTTGCGCATGGACCCGGAGAACAGATTGTCCATGCAGATGACCGACTCGCCTCGTTGCAGAAGCGTATCGCACAAGTGCGATCCAATGAACCCGGCACCGCCTGTGATCAAGATCCGGTGGGCACGCGGGGCGTGGAACGAGCCGTCGATGCGGGTTTGAACTGTCATGGCTGCCTCATTCACACTTCCGCAACCTGCATGGTCCGGTTGGCTGGGGTTGCCGGCAGCTCGCGCCGCCGTCGGCTTGCCGCCTCAAGGTAGTAAGATTCCAGTTGGCGGGCTCGGTGGTCTGGGGTGTGGTCGGCGAGGATGCGTCGCCGCGCCTTGTCGGCGATGGTAAGGCGCCGGTCCTCTGGAAGCTCCAGAAGGAT comes from Bradyrhizobium diazoefficiens and encodes:
- a CDS encoding branched-chain amino acid ABC transporter permease; amino-acid sequence: MSAITGCEEAKVDNEIGAALVWRVRVGTPLSRATAIAAVAVVVALALLPAIASRSVIQDLIFVSTMLTLAQLWNVLAGWGGLVSVGQQAFVGLGAYMLFASLVMLQIDPVLAIVVAGLFAAMVATVLGPLLFRLEGPYFAIGSWVAAEALRLVCAQVKPLGGGTGMSIAPSDLSQMFGLKWVQSLFGLRPAAARDVLVYWIALLLATIVTLGITAFVRSRMGLALAASRDNAVAARSVGVHTGRIRYLLWIAVAFATGMVGAIVYLQKARISPDAAFSVTDWSAYVIFIVVIGGVRTIEGPMIGVLVLWGLITYLAQYGSLYLVVLGAIAILIMLFMPKGVWGEVIWRWGIRLFPTQRVLSRNMCRGNSVK
- a CDS encoding ABC transporter ATP-binding protein, with protein sequence MTALLSVTALDAFYGDFQALFGIDFDLREGEAVAVIGANGAGKSTLLKSLAGLVRNRNDAVRLAGRPIGDSPAASIVRLGLALVPEGRQLFPSLTVEENLLIGAFGGERTSPWNLESVYRMFPMLRERRRSSVTVLSGGQQQMVAIGRALMSNPSVLLCDEISLGLAPIIVEDIYRMLPRIRDNGTAIVVVEQDIARALRSTDRFYCLQEGRVTLAGRPANASQDAIHSAYFGT
- a CDS encoding branched-chain amino acid ABC transporter permease, which encodes MIGLDTAIEGVLLGGVYALFALGLSLIFGIMRLVNLAHGDLILLAAYLVFSVTTVLGMPLIAAMLLIVAVMFIAGYALQRLVLQRVLGDDILPPLLVTFGLSIVIQNGLLLAYGADSHRLQAGDFESASVMLGGGLSVGLAPLAALLTAVVAVALLQLIFYRTALGRAFRATADNPQIAQLMGINERSIYAIAVGISLAVSVVAAITFGIRANFDPSIGPARLLYAFEAVIIGGLGSLWGTLAGGIVLGLAQTIGGHINPEWQILAGHLAFLVVLMVRPRGLFPSRRA
- a CDS encoding UDP-glucuronic acid decarboxylase family protein, with amino-acid sequence MTVQTRIDGSFHAPRAHRILITGGAGFIGSHLCDTLLQRGESVICMDNLFSGSMRNIRPLINHPNFIFIEHDIREPIEIGGKIDRIYNLACPASPRHYQRDPVGTMKTCVVGTINVLELAKQKSSRVLQASTSEVYGDPEVHPQPEAYLGHVNPIGPRACYDEGKRAAETLMFDYHRLHGLEVKVARIFNTYGPRMLENDGRVVSNFIVQALRGEPVTVYGKGTQTRSFCFVDDLVRGLELLMESPASVTGPCNLGNPHEVTIEAIAREVLAYTKSTSPLRFEPLPTDDPKRRKPAIETALRTLGWHPRVSLKEGLEATIAYFALRTATPEFAMATSERQARRPRGRGRLTLASQQ